The Acidovorax sp. RAC01 genomic sequence GGCCGGGGATTTGCCGTGGTGGCCGGAGAAGTGCGCAGCCTGGCCGGGCGCAGCGCCGAAGCGGCCAAGGAAATCAAGAGCCTGATCAGCGCCAGCGTGGAACGCGTGGAGCAGGGCAGCCAGCTGGTGGACAAGGCCGGGGCCACGATGACGGAAGTGGTGACCGCCATCCGGCGGGTGACGGACATCATGGGCGAGATCAGTGCCGCCAGCAGCGAACAAAGCGCAGGGGTGGGGCAGGTGGGAGAAGCGGTGACGCAGATGGACCAGGCCACGCAGCAAAACGCGGCGCTGGTGGAAGAAATGGCCGCAGCGGCCAGTGCGCTGAACGCGCAGGCGGGTGAACTGGTGAACGCGGTGGCCGTGTTCAACCTGGGGGCAGGGAGCCAGGGCCATGCGGCAGCAGCTGCGCGGTTTGCCACGCCTGCACCCGCTGTTCGCGCCACTGCAACCGCCGCTGTAGTGCAGCGCTCGACAGCACGGGTGGGCCACAGCAAGCCCGACAGCAAACCAGCCAGCCTTCGCCAAGGCGTGAGCGCACCCAAAGCAGCCCGGCCCTTGTCGGCGCCCGCGGGGCAAGGCCACAGTCCGAAGGCGCCGGCTGCAGGCGCGGACGACAAGGGTGAGTGGGAGAGTTTTTGATGCCGGTGCCCCGGGCCCAGCCGTGCGGCAGGGCCTGAGCGTGGTCCGCCCCCCGCAAGCTGTGTCCCTCGGCTGTACCCAACGCGGTTGAGCGCTGGGGGGGGCAGCTGGGCCCGGGAGGTCTTTACCCCGGCAGGCGACATTGCGCAGGTGCGCCCAGTCGGGTGGCTGAGGGTTGCGAGCGACGTGCCGACGCGTAAGCCTCGCCGGTGCTGGAACCACCGTGCACACGGAAGACTTCCACCAGTTCGGCCAGGCGATGCGCCTGTTCGCGAAGCTCCTGTGCAGCCGAGGTACTTTCGCCCACCAGCGCGCCGTTTTGCTGGGTCATCTGGTCCAGCTGCGTGACCGCGACATTGACCTGCGAGATCCCCTCACTTTGCTCCGACGCAGCCGTGCTGATCTCGCCAATGATGCCGTTGACCTTCTGCACACCCTGCACAATTTCGTTCATGGTGACGCCGGCATTGGCGACCTGTTGGGTGCCAGAGTCCACTTTCTCCACACTGGTCTGGATGAGCGCCTTGATTTCCTTGGCCGCTTCGGCACTGCGCTGCGCCAGGCTGCGCACTTCGGTAGCGACCACGGCAAAGCCGCGGCCCTGCTCGCCCGCACGGGCGGCTTCCACGGCAGCATTCAGGGCCAGGATGTTGGTCTGGAAGGCGATGCCGTCGATCACACCGATGATGTCGGCAATCTTCTGGCTGCTTTGGTGAATGTCTTGCATGGTGGTCACCACCTGCTGCATGACTTCACCGCCGCGGGTAGCGGTGCTGGCCGCTGCAGTGGCCAGCTGGTTGGCCTGGCGGGCGGAGTCTGCGCTCTGGCGTACGGTGGCAGTGAGCTCTTCCATGCTGGCGGCGGTCTGTTCCAGGCTGCTGGCGGCCTGCTCCGTGCGTTGCCCCAGATTCTGGTTTCCGCTCGAAATCTGGTCGCTCGTGGCACGCAGTTGCGCGATGTTGTCCCGCACGGTCGACACCAGTGTATGAAAGCGCTGCTGCATGTCGCGCACGGCTGTCAGCACGCTGCCGGCGTCGCCCGCCCGCACGTTCACAGGCACGGTCAGGTCGCCCTGCTGCATGGCGTGCACGATGGCGCGCACCTCGCTGGGCTCCGCGCCCAGTTCGCGGTTGATGCTGCGCGAAAGCAGCACGGTGACCGCAACGCTGACCAGGACCGCCAGGAGCGTGATAGCCAGCATGACTTTGGTGAACTGGTTGGCATCCTTGTTGGCGGTATCGCTGTTGGCGATGATCTTGACCTCCTCGAAGTCGATCAACTTGTTGGCTGCAGCGAGCCACTGTTCGTATTGCGGCTTGGCCTGTGTCCACAGCAGGGCTTCTGCGCCAGCGCGATCACCTGCCTGCATCAGCGCAACCACTTTCTCGGTCGTGGCCACCGTACGGGCTTCGATCTCCTTGAGCGCCTGCACCATGGGAGCCACTTCAGGCGAAATCTGTGCGCTGCTCTTGAGCACGGCATCCAGCTGCGTGGATGACTTGGCATAGAAATCGGCCAGACGCTTGATGGATTCCAGCTCCTTCTTGCGGGCTTCCTCACTCGGTGCCAGCACCACATCACGCACGGCAATGGACCGGTCGTGCGCCGAACCGCGGAAGTTGATGGCGGCGCGCTGAATGACAGCGTTTTGGCTGGCATTGGTCGTGAGGGCTGTGTCGATGCCCCGGGCCACCATCACGCTGTAGATCGACATGCAGAGCAGCGCAAATATGACCAGACCAAATCCGGCCATCAGCCGGTGACTGATTTTCCAAGTATTCATGAGATTCCTAAGTAGGGGAAAGTGACAGGTTGGCCGACGTTACGTCTTGGTTGCACTGATTTGGTGCTGTCAAATGTTACTTTTTGGTGCAAATCAGTGCAGCCCGGGACAAATATGTCCCTCCAAGCCCGCAATTTTACCGTTCAAAACGTTATAAATGATACAAAAGATAAATGTGTGAGATTGAAATCCCCTATCAGGTGCGGCGCGAAGGGCCAGGGGGTTCGAACGCGTGCAACGCGGGCGGCGCCGGCGCGCCTGACGCCTGGCGTCTGGGGTACGGGCTTGCAGGCCGGCAACGCAACAGGCAGTAGCCCATGGCAACCGGGGCAAAGCACGCCATGCGCAAGAGGCGTTCGTGGGATTCCTGATAACCATTTTTACGAGTAGCAGGTGCAGGCCGCGTTCATGTCGCGCGAGCCGCGGGTGTCGCGAGGCCCTTTCGGGCCAGGTCATTGCCGTTCAGTGGCCCATCCTTGATTCAGATCATTTGTTTGGCCTTGGCATGCGCACCGGGCTGTTACAAAATGAATCAAATCGTCAGCATTTCGCCGTCCGGCGTTTCGAGGCCGGGCCTTTTCGTCGCTCGGTCGTCCGTCCGCTTTCGGTCCTTCAGGAGACCTCCATGAACAACGCGCTTACCCCCGAGTCGCCGGGCCCATCCACTGCGTCGCTTTCGCACACCGTCCTGGGCGACCGGGTCATCCTCGTAGCCATCGTGGTCAGCGCCGTCACCGCCGTCGTGCTGGGCGCGAAATTTGTCGAGTCGACCGTGGCGTGGGTGGCGGCCGGCCTGCTGCTGGCCCTGGCGGTGCTGGCGTTCGTCAGCATGCAGGGCACGCTGGGCTCTCGCATGGTGCTGGCGTTTGTGCAGACCTCCATGGTGGCGCTGCACATCCAGCTGGCGCAGGGCATGACCGAGTTCCACTTTGGTGTGTTCGTCACGCTGGCCATCCTGCTGGTGTACCTGGACTGGCGCCCGATCGTTTTTGCCGCGGCGCTGTTTGCCGTGCACCATGTGCTGTTTGATCGCCTCCAGGCGGCGGGGTGAGGGCTTTACTGCCTGACCGAGCCCGACTTTGGCCGCGTGGTGATCCACGCCGTGTACGTGGTGATCCAGACCGCGCTGGAAGCCATGATGGCCGTGAGCCTGGGCCGCACCGCTGCGCAGGGGCAGGAGCTTCGCCAGCTGGTAAGTGTGGTGGATCGCCCCGATGGCATTGCGCTGGACGCCGCCGTGGCCTTGCCCGTGACCACCGGCCCCGCCCAGGCCCTGCAGGCCACCATGCGCCGCATGGAAAGCGCCGTGGCATCGGTGCGCGCTTCGGCGCACCATGTGGAGTCGGCCTGCGCAGAGATTGCGTCTGGCAACAACGACCTCTCAGGGCGCACCGAGCAACAAGCCAGCGCGCTGCAGCAAGCTGCGGCATCGATGGAAGAGCTGGGTTCCACCGTGCGGGTGAATGCCGACAACGCCCGCGCTGCCAACCAGCTGGCTGTGGCCGCATCGGGTGTGGCATCACAAGGCGGCAGCGTGGTGGCCGAGGTGGTGCAGACCATGAAGGGCATTAACGACAGCAGCGCCAAGATCGCCGACATCATCGGTGTGATTGACGGCATCGCGTTCCAGACCAACATCCTTGCGCTCAATGCAGCAGTAGAAGCCGCCCGCGCTGGCGAACAGGGCCGCGGCTTTGCCGTGGTGGCCAGCGAGGTGCGCAGCCTGGCTGGCCGCAGCGCCGAGGCTGCCAAGCAGATCAAGACCCTGATCACCGACAGCGTGGAGCGCGCCGAACAAGGCAGCAAGCTGGCCGACAAGGCGGGCGCCACGATGACCGAAGTGGTCAGCGCCATCCGCCGCGTGACGGACATCATGGGCGAAATCAGCGCAGCCAGTGGCGAGCAGAGCGCGGGTGTGAGCCAGGTCGGCCAGGCGGTGTCGCACATGGACCAGTTCACCCAGCAGAACGCAGCGCTGGTGGAAGAGATGGCTGCCGCCGCCGAAAGGCTGTATTCGCAAGCCAGCGACCTGGTGGGGGCGGTGGAAGTGTTCCGTCTCACGTCCGACACCGGCACCAGCCCGGTGGCTTTCACGCCGCTGCTGCGCGGTTGACGGGCTGGCGCACGCCGGGTGTGGCGCGTCCCTTGGCCGGTTTGCGCTGTGCCATCCACTGTTTCATCAGATGTTTTGGGGATGAAGTAACAACGAGATATTCGTTTGGGTTTTGAAGCCCGCCTCGCAGAATGGGTTGATCCCATCCATTGAGGCGGGCTTTTGCCTACCGCATGGCAACCACCAGCCCCGGCGCACCGACGCAGGCTGTGTGCCCATGCGGCCCGCATGCCCGCGAATATCTGTGCCGTCATCCACTTCCATCATCATCGTGCCAGGCTGGCGCGGCTCCGGGCCGGGCCACTGGCAGAGCCTGTGGGCCCATCGCCTGCCGCACGCCCGCTGCGTAGAGCAGGACAACTGGGTGGCACCCACCCGCGCGGCCTGGGTCAGCCAGCTGGAGCAGACCGTGCTGGCGGCACCGCAGCCCGTGGTCATCGTGGCCCACAGCCTGGGCTGCATCGCCACCACGCACATGGGGCCCGAAGCCGCGGCCCGCGTGTGCGGCGCGCTGCTGGTGGCCCCGGCCGACCCCGAGCGCCGCGCCGTACTGAGCGACTTCGCCCCTGTGCCCTACGCAGCGCTGCCGTATCGCAGCATCCTGGTGGCCAGCAGCAACGACCCGTACTGCCCGGTGCGGCTGGCGGGGGCCTATGCCCGCGCGTGGGGCAGCGAATTCGTGCGCATCCAGAATGCCGGCCACATCAACGTCGATTCGGGACATGGCGAATGGCCGCTGGGCTGGGCGCTGCTGCAGTCGCTGCAGGGGGAGTTCAGGGCGGCGCAGGCTACCGCATGATGGGGGTGTTTGCTATTGAAGTAATAGCTATAAAGCCAATAAATCAGCGCGGTAAAGGCCGATTTAACCTGGGAATAGCCCTGCCTGGCCGCGACGGGCCGTTGGCGTTCCATATGCCAAATACCGATTAATTAACAAGAATATATTCTTTTGAGTTTTAACGGTGGCTGCGCACAATCCAGGCATCTGAAGCTTCAACCTGCGTGCCCTCCATGACCACCACCTCCAAACTCAAGACTCTTCTGGCCGCGATTGCCCTGGCCTCCAGCGGCCTGGCAGTGGCACAGAATTCGTTGCTCAACGTGTCGTACGACGTGGCCCGCGAGTTCTACAAGGACTACAACGCCGCCTTTGCCGCGCACTACAAGAAGACCACCGGCCAGGACGTGAAGATCGACCAGTCGCACGCCGGCTCCAGCGCCCAGGCGCGCGCCGTGAACGACGGTCTGGCCGCCGATGTGGTGACCATGAACACCACCACCGACGTGCAGTTCCTGGCCGACAACGGCGTGGTGGCGAAGGACTGGACCAAGAAGTTCCCGCACGATGCGTCGCCCACCACGTCCACCATGCTGTTCCTGGTGCGCAACGGCAACCCCAAGGGCATCAAGGACTGGGAAGACCTCATCAAGCCCGGCATCCAGGTGATCGTGGTCAACCCCAAGACCGGCGGCAACGGCCGCTATGCCTATCTGGCCGCGTGGGGCGCCATCCGCGAAAAGGGCGGCACCGAGGCGCAGGCCGCCGAGTTTGTGGGCAAGCTGTACAAGAACGTGCCCGTGCTGGCCAAGGGTGGCCGCGATGCCACCGCCACCTTCCTGCAGCGCAACCAGGGCGATGTGCTGATCACCTTTGAATCGGAAGTGGTCTCCATCGACCGCGAGTTCGGCGCCGGCAAGGTCGATTCCGTCTATCCGTCGGTCAGCATCATTGCCGAGAACCCCGTGGCCGTGGTCGAACGCACGGTGGCCAAGAAGGGTACGGCCCAGCTGGCCAAGGCGTACCTGGACTACCTGTACTCCGACGAGGCGCAGGAAATCGCGGCCAAGCACGCCATCCGCCCACGCTCGGAAGCCGTGCTCAAGAAGTACGCCGACACGTTCAAGCCGCTCAAGCAGTTCACTGTGGCCAAGTATTTTGGTTCGCTGACCGAAGCGCAGAAGGTGCACTTCAACGACGGCGGGCAGTTCGACAAGATCTATTCCAAGTAATTCGGAACAACCCCCTGAGCCGCTGCGCGGCTTCCCCCTTCTCTCGAATTGCCGCGCAATTCGGGAAGGGGGACGGCCCCCGGTGCTGCGGGGCGGCCCTTGCACGGGGGCACTGGCCTCGGCCCTGCCAGTTTCGGGCGGCATTGCCCAACAGATAAATCCTATGAATAACCAAAATGGCGGCCGTAGAGGCGCCAAGCGCGTTTTGCCTGGTTTCGGGCTCACGCTGGGCTACACGCTCTTTTATCTGAGCATCATCGTGCTGATTCCGCTGTCGGCACTGATCTTCAAGACCTTCACGCTGACCTGGGACCAGTTCTGGGAGGCGGTGACCGCGCCGCGGGTGATGGCGTCCTACCGGCTCACGTTTGGCGCGTCGTTCATTGCGGCGCTGGTCAATCTGTTCTTCGGGCTGCTGATTGCCTGGGTGCTGGTGCGCTACAAGTTTCCGGGCAAGAAGATCGTGGATGCGCTGGTGGACCTGCCGTTTGCGCTGCCCACTGCCGTGGCGGGCATCTCGCTCACGGCGCTGCTGGCCAGCAATGGCTGGATCGGCCAGATCCTGGAGCCCATGGGCATCCAGCTGGCGTTCAAGCCCGGCGGCATCGTGATTGCGCTGATCTTTATCGGCCTGCCGTTTGTGGTGCGCACCGTGCAGCCCGTGCTGGAAGACGCCGAGAAAGAGCTGGAAGAAGCCGCCACCTGCCTGGGCGCCACGCGCCTGCAAACCTTCACCAAGGTGATTCTTCCGTCCATCACGCCTGCGCTGCTCACCGGCTTTGCCATGGCGTTTGCGCGCGCAGTGGGCGAGTACGGCTCGGTCATCTTCATCGCCGGCAACATGCCCATGGTTTCTGAAATCACGCCGCTCATCATCATCGGCAAGCTCGAGCAGTACGACTTTGCGGGCGCCACGGCGGTGGCCGTGGTCATGCTGGTCATCTCGTTCGTGCTGCTGCTCATCATCAACGCGCTGCAGGCCTGGCAGCGCCGCAACGCAGGAGCACCGGCATGAGCGGCGCCAACACCAAAGTCGTTCGCCGCGCTCGCGCCGGCACCACCGAAGCGCCGTGGGTGCGCTACACGCTGATCACGCTGGCGCTGTCCTTCATGCTGCTGTTCCTGGTGCTGCCGCTGGCTGCGGTGTTCACCGAGGCGCTGCGCAAGGGGCTCGATGCCTACATTGCCGGGCTGCGCGATCCGGATGCGTGGTCGGCCATCAAGCTCACGCTGATTACCGCCGTCATCGCCGTGCCGCTGAACCTGGTGTTCGGCGTGGCGGCGGCCTGGTGCATTGCCAAGTACGAGTTCCGTGGCAAGGCCTTTTTGACCACGCTGGTGGACCTGCCGTTTTCGGTGTCTCCGGTGGTGGCGGGCCTGGTCTATGTGCTGATGTTTGGCGCCAACGGCTGGCTGGGCCCCTGGCTCATGGCCAACGACATCAAGATCATCTT encodes the following:
- a CDS encoding methyl-accepting chemotaxis protein, with protein sequence MNTWKISHRLMAGFGLVIFALLCMSIYSVMVARGIDTALTTNASQNAVIQRAAINFRGSAHDRSIAVRDVVLAPSEEARKKELESIKRLADFYAKSSTQLDAVLKSSAQISPEVAPMVQALKEIEARTVATTEKVVALMQAGDRAGAEALLWTQAKPQYEQWLAAANKLIDFEEVKIIANSDTANKDANQFTKVMLAITLLAVLVSVAVTVLLSRSINRELGAEPSEVRAIVHAMQQGDLTVPVNVRAGDAGSVLTAVRDMQQRFHTLVSTVRDNIAQLRATSDQISSGNQNLGQRTEQAASSLEQTAASMEELTATVRQSADSARQANQLATAAASTATRGGEVMQQVVTTMQDIHQSSQKIADIIGVIDGIAFQTNILALNAAVEAARAGEQGRGFAVVATEVRSLAQRSAEAAKEIKALIQTSVEKVDSGTQQVANAGVTMNEIVQGVQKVNGIIGEISTAASEQSEGISQVNVAVTQLDQMTQQNGALVGESTSAAQELREQAHRLAELVEVFRVHGGSSTGEAYASARRSQPSATRLGAPAQCRLPG
- a CDS encoding RBBP9/YdeN family alpha/beta hydrolase; protein product: MRPACPRISVPSSTSIIIVPGWRGSGPGHWQSLWAHRLPHARCVEQDNWVAPTRAAWVSQLEQTVLAAPQPVVIVAHSLGCIATTHMGPEAAARVCGALLVAPADPERRAVLSDFAPVPYAALPYRSILVASSNDPYCPVRLAGAYARAWGSEFVRIQNAGHINVDSGHGEWPLGWALLQSLQGEFRAAQATA
- a CDS encoding sulfate ABC transporter substrate-binding protein, which translates into the protein MTTTSKLKTLLAAIALASSGLAVAQNSLLNVSYDVAREFYKDYNAAFAAHYKKTTGQDVKIDQSHAGSSAQARAVNDGLAADVVTMNTTTDVQFLADNGVVAKDWTKKFPHDASPTTSTMLFLVRNGNPKGIKDWEDLIKPGIQVIVVNPKTGGNGRYAYLAAWGAIREKGGTEAQAAEFVGKLYKNVPVLAKGGRDATATFLQRNQGDVLITFESEVVSIDREFGAGKVDSVYPSVSIIAENPVAVVERTVAKKGTAQLAKAYLDYLYSDEAQEIAAKHAIRPRSEAVLKKYADTFKPLKQFTVAKYFGSLTEAQKVHFNDGGQFDKIYSK
- the cysT gene encoding sulfate ABC transporter permease subunit CysT, whose translation is MNNQNGGRRGAKRVLPGFGLTLGYTLFYLSIIVLIPLSALIFKTFTLTWDQFWEAVTAPRVMASYRLTFGASFIAALVNLFFGLLIAWVLVRYKFPGKKIVDALVDLPFALPTAVAGISLTALLASNGWIGQILEPMGIQLAFKPGGIVIALIFIGLPFVVRTVQPVLEDAEKELEEAATCLGATRLQTFTKVILPSITPALLTGFAMAFARAVGEYGSVIFIAGNMPMVSEITPLIIIGKLEQYDFAGATAVAVVMLVISFVLLLIINALQAWQRRNAGAPA